A portion of the Naumovozyma castellii chromosome 2, complete genome genome contains these proteins:
- the POP8 gene encoding ribonuclease P (ancestral locus Anc_8.164) → MSKAIEPCKNNFKEWQFYKLQITTQDTSIDKETIIDEITWKQWINNALKRSHGLFGEGIEYFIVNQEDKIAFLKVSYQDREAFSSAIGTYISTDDLIGTPLAVTTLQETSDVNNLEIGEDDKLWYKKFVEEIVDDAKCQ, encoded by the exons taaagaatggCAATTCTATAAACTCCAAAT AACCACTCAGGACACATCAATTGACAAAGAAACCATAATAGATGAGATAACGTGGAAACAATGGATAAACAATGCACTCAAAAGGTCGCACGGACTATTTGGTGAAGGGATAGAGTATTTTATTGTCAATCAAGAAGATAAAATAGCGTTTTTAAAAGTCAGTTACCAGGATAGAGAGGCGTTTTCATCCGCGATAGGAACATACATATCGACTGATGACCTGATTGGCACACCGTTAGCAGTAACCACCCTTCAAGAAACATCAGATGTGAATAACTTAGAGATTGGAGAAGATGACAAACTGTGGTATAAGAAATTTGTGGAGGAAATAGTTGATGATGCCAAATGTCAATGA
- the APN2 gene encoding DNA-(apurinic or apyrimidinic site) lyase APN2 (ancestral locus Anc_8.165), with amino-acid sequence MVSTIPPRDEETTVRLLTFNVNGIRTFFHYQPFSTMNQSLIKAFNYLQADIITFQELKIEKATVPKWVPSPDEFLTFISIPVKKKGYAGVGCWIRKYDEGHPLFVVAAEEGITGYLSLKLDGKNSVKTYREMDQLNLGQTVGGYDGIEMSKDEALDLDSQGRCVMIELKCQIVVICVYCPANSGLSEEGELFRMKFLKVLFKRIRNLYAMGKNPILMGDVNVCRDLIDSAESLEVLRIPVTNNTDGIQLEKNYCLNCQEFVMNPATPHRRLLNQLLKDSIVPDLAKDGILVDSTRWLQTRKRVKMYTVWNTLKNYRPVNYGSRVDFILTSDKLIPSFKESDILADVMGSDHCPVYLDLDLKGIDLEENKETVKINKIPRFEARFKYDLMNHDVLKMFAYRTKLKDTEIKSTASCSNQITKSVSGTNSNAKRSRSIDTFFSSSKQKKAKLQSFAENATKSKSSAFLPISQSPQAAIKGANKPTNSIKALFGKAPLCKHGEDAILKTSRTSTHPGKRFWVCNRPQGDTGNTESSCGFFQWV; translated from the coding sequence ATGGTAAGTACGATACCACCACGTGATGAGGAGACCACAGTACGTCTATTAACTTTTAACGTGAATGGAATTCGCACATTTTTCCATTATCAACCATTTTCCACGATGAATcaatctttaattaaagCTTTCAATTATTTACAAGCTGATATAATTACGTTTCAAGAActaaaaattgaaaaagcTACCGTACCTAAATGGGTACCGTCGCCTGACGAATTTCTTACTTTCATCTCGATACCTGTCAAAAAGAAAGGTTATGCAGGCGTTGGATGTTGGATCAGAAAATATGACGAGGGACATCCCttgtttgttgttgctgctgaAGAGGGCATCACAGGATATCTATCCTTAAAATTAGATGGTAAGAATAGCGTAAAGACTTATCGAGAGATGGACCAACTAAATCTGGGTCAAACTGTAGGTGGATATGATGGAATTGAAATGAGTAAAGATGAGGCCCTAGATTTGGATTCTCAAGGTAGATGTGTTATGATTGAATTGAAGTGTCAAATAGTTGTCATTTGCGTATATTGTCCCGCCAATTCAGGGTTATCAGAGGAAGGTGAACTGTTTAGGATGaagtttttgaaagttttgtTTAAACGAATTAGAAACTTATATGCCATGGGGAAAAACCCGATCTTGATGGGGGACGTCAATGTATGCAGAGATCTAATTGATTCGGCAGAATCACTCGAAGTCTTACGAATACCAGTTACCAATAATACTGACGGAATACAACTTGAAAAAAACTATTGTTTGAATTGTCAAGAGTTCGTAATGAATCCTGCCACACCTCATAGACGACTGTTAAATCAGCTACTTAAAGATTCAATAGTTCCAGATTTGGCAAAAGATGGAATTCTAGTTGATAGTACTCGATGGCTACAAACAAGGAAAAGAGTTAAAATGTACACCGTGTGGAATACATTGAAGAACTACAGGCCTGTCAACTATGGGTCTAGAGTGGATTTTATATTGACTAGCGATAAGCTCATCCCGAGCTTTAAAGAATCTGATATTTTAGCTGATGTGATGGGCTCAGATCATTGTCCAGTATACCTAGATTTGGATTTAAAGGGAATCGACCTGgaagaaaataaggaaaCTGTAAAGATTAAcaaaattccaagatttgaGGCTAGATTTAAGTATGATTTAATGAACCACGATGTTCTAAAGATGTTTGCTTACCGCacaaaattaaaagataCGGAAATTAAATCAACGGCCTCTTGTTCAAACCAGATAACAAAATCTGTCTCAGGAACCAATTCTAATGCTAAACGTAGTAGGTCGATAGATACCTTCTTTTCTAGCtcaaaacaaaagaaagCAAAACTTCAGTCCTTTGCTGAAAATGCTAccaaatcaaaatcatcagCATTTTTACCCATATCGCAGTCCCCACAGGCCGCAATAAAGGGTGCTAATAAACCGACAAATTCCATCAAGGCTTTATTTGGTAAAGCCCCACTATGCAAGCATGGAGAAGATGCAATTCTAAAGACATCAAGAACGAGCACACATCCAGGGAAAAGATTTTGGGTATGTAATAGACCACAAGGAGATACAGGTAATACAGAAAGTTCTTGCGGTTTTTTCCAATGGGTTTAG
- the RFT1 gene encoding glycolipid translocation protein (ancestral locus Anc_8.166): protein MDTKEKDVNISQQILEKSTKGATFLMLGQLFTKAITFFLNSILVRFLSPRIFGITAFLEFILGTVLFFSREAVRLSTLRIDDNNEDEDEEKQKSNVLQTLANFAYIPLCIGIPLSIVLTTWQYRNINAYFVTLPFFTWSILLIWCSIIIELLSEPFFIVNQFLLNYSTRSSFESAAVAIGCIVNFIVVISFENNWIDFSKLASISSVIDDEMLREGVAILAFSLGKFAHSLTLLTCYFYDYLRNFKGQKKSFNIKLTKIKSRNYIGEHSSSKTINKPYYFQSDILAHFKKVYFQLCFKHLLTEGDKLIINSLCTVEEQGIYSLLSNYGSLVTRLLFAPIEESLRLFLARLLCNSNTNRRNLKLSMDVLINLTKFYLYLSLLIVIFGPVNSSFLLQFVIGSKWSTTSVLDTIRVYCFYIPFLSLNGIFEAFFQSTATGDQILKHSYFMMVFSGVFLLNCWCLIEYLKLSINGLIIGNIINMILRITYCGRFISKFYKNLYIDESNSNSFFFNFQNFKVVTLAGIAISIFNWIFIDGYVKNFHQLFINIVLALCLLATILLKERAIIMDLLNKRKYNENKIV, encoded by the coding sequence ATGGATACAAAGGAGAAGGATGTAAATATTAGCCAGCAAATCCTGGAGAAATCCACTAAGGGCGCTACGTTCCTCATGCTGGGACAGCTCTTCACAAAGGCAATCACGTTCTTTCTGAACAGTATTCTAGTGAGGTTTCTGTCGCCAAGAATATTTGGGATCACAGCATTCTTGGAGTTTATTTTGGGTACTGTACTCTTCTTCAGTAGAGAAGCTGTTCGTTTATCCACTTTGAGGATAGATgacaataatgaagatgaagatgaagagaaacAAAAATCAAATGTTTTACAAACATTGGCAAATTTTGCCTATATTCCATTATGTATTGGGATTCCCTTATCTATTGTGCTCACTACATGGCAATATAGAAATATAAACGCGTATTTTGTCACCTTGCCCTTTTTCACATGGTCCATATTGTTAATTTGGTGTAGTATAATCATTGAACTACTAAGTGAACCATTCTTTATCGTTAAccaatttcttttaaattattccaCAAGATCAAGTTTTGAATCAGCTGCTGTGGCCATAGGTTGTATCGTTAATTTCATTGTCGTCAtatcttttgaaaacaatTGGATTGATTTCTCCAAATTAGCAAGCATTTCCTCTGTCATTGACGATGAAATGCTTAGAGAAGGTGTGGCAATATTAGCATTTTCCCTGGGGAAGTTTGCCCATTCTCTAACACTTTTGACATGTTATTTCTATGATTACTTGAGGAACTTCAAGGGACAgaaaaaatcatttaatattaaattaacAAAGATCAAATCAAGAAACTACATCGGTGAACATTCATCCTCAAAGACGATAAATAAACCATATTATTTCCAAAGTGATATCCTAGCACATTTTAAAAAGGTTTATTTCCAGTTATGTTTTAAGCATTTACTTACAGAAGGTGATAAATTGATCATAAATTCTCTATGTACAGTCGAGGAGCAAGGGATATATTCCTTGCTATCTAATTATGGTTCATTAGTAACTCGTCTACTGTTTGCCCCCATTGAAGAATCGTTGAGATTATTCTTGGCAAGATTATTGTGTAACAGCAATACGAATAGAAGGAATCTGAAATTATCCATGGACGTTCTAATCAACTTGACCAAATTTTACCtttatttatcattattaattgtCATATTTGGTCCCGTAAACTCATCGTTCCTGTTACAATTCGTCATCGGATCCAAATGGTCTACCACTTCTGTGTTAGACACAATCAGAGTTTATTGCTTTTATATCCCATTCTTATCATTGAATGGGATTTTTGAAGCGTTTTTTCAAAGTACAGCCACTGGtgatcaaattttgaaacattcATATTTTATGATGGTCTTCTCAGGGGTATTCCTTCTCAATTGTTGGTGTCtcattgaatatttgaaactttCTATCAATGGTCTTATCATTGgtaatattatcaatatgATTCTTCGTATTACTTACTGTGGAAGATTTATAAGcaaattttacaaaaaCTTGTACATTGATGAATCAAATTCGaattcattcttcttcaattttcaaaatttcaaggTTGTAACGTTAGCAGGAATTGCCATCAGCATATTCAATTGGATATTTATTGACGGATACGTGAAAAACTTCCATCAGCTGTTCATCAATATAGTGCTGGCATTATGTTTACTCGCCACCATACTACTCAAGGAGAGAGCAATTATCAtggatttattgaataaacggaaatataatgaaaacaaaatcgtataa
- the HAP3 gene encoding Hap3p (ancestral locus Anc_8.167) produces MTGDTSHGQGFHERDIHELREQDRWLPINNVSRLMKHTLPGSAKVSKDAKECMQECVSEFISFVTSEASDRCATDKRKTINGEDILISLHSLGFENYAEVLKIYLAKYREQQALKAQQQNPELDSKIEENQDQTT; encoded by the coding sequence ATGACAGGAGACACATCACACGGTCAGGGATTCCACGAGAGGGACATCCACGAATTAAGGGAGCAGGACAGATGGTTACCCATCAACAACGTCTCACGTCTTATGAAACATACGTTACCAGGCTCAGCTAAGGTCTCCAAGGATGCCAAGGAGTGCATGCAGGAGTGTGTTAGCGAATTTATCTCTTTTGTGACTAGTGAGGCTAGTGACAGATGCGCTACCGATAAGAGGAAGACGATCAATGGGGAGGATATTCTGATATCGTTGCATTCATTGGGGTTTGAGAACTACGCTGAAGTGCTGAAGATATACTTGGCCAAGTATCGAGAGCAACAGGCCTTGAAGGCCCAACAGCAGAATCCCGAGCTGGACTCGAAGATAGAGGAGAACCAGGACCAGACAACATGA